TGACGCCTTCTTTCGCAAGCGCGATAGCTGCTGCACGCCCGATCCCTCTGCCTGCTCCTGTGATTAGAGCTGTTTTGCCTTTTAATGTATGCATCGTTTTTCCTCCTTAAAAAAATCATTCATATACTACCAGAAAGGCTGTAAATTTCCTAATAAATCGCTTGCGCAGCCGGGACATTTGAGGAAACTGCATCCCTTGTGATAAGATCATCTTCAATAAAAGGGGGAGTTCTAATGAAGCTCAGTGTTTTGGATCAATCTGTCGTGGCAAAAGGGGATACTGCAGCTGAAACTTTTCGTAAAACAGTCAAGCTTGCCCAAGTGGCAGAAGAGCTTGGCTACACCCGTTTTTGGGTGGCTGAGCATCATAATTCGAATGGAATGGCTGGCTCCTCACCGGAAATTCTTATCTCCCATATTGCATCAAGCACCAGCCGAATTAAGGTCGGTTCAGGCGGAATCCTTCTGCCGCAATACAGCCCTTATAAAATTGCCGAAAATTTTAATGTGCTCCAAACTCTATTTCCAGGACGAATCGATCTGGGCATTGGGAGGTCTCCCGGAGGATCCGCATCCACCCGGCTTGCCCTGACAGATGGAGTAAGGAAAAGTCTGAATGAGTTTCCGAGACAGCTTAGGGATTTGCAGGGGTTTTTGAACAAAGAGCTTCCAGAAGGCCATCCTTATCAGCAAGTAAAAGCTTTTCCGCAGGCTGAAGATCCTGCATTATTATGGCTTCTTGGAATCACGCATCGCGGAGCAAGACTGGCAGCAGAACATGGAGCTGCCTTTACGTATGGCCACTTTATCAATCCCGCCAATGGAAAGAGAGCAATGGATACATATTTCAGCCAATTCCAGCCTTCAGCAGCTTTGTCTGAGCCGAAAGCAAATGTGTGTATTTTTGTTGTATGCGCTGAGACACAGGAAGAGGCCGAGAAGCTGGCTTTGAGCCAGGATCTGTGGCTTCTGGCAGTTGAAAAAGGGAGAGATACGAGATTAATCCCAAGCATAGAAGCTGAAGGTATCCAGCTCACACATGTGGAAAAAGAAAAAATTACTGAAAACCGCCAACGGATGATAGTTGGTACCCCAGCAAAAATAAAAGAGGAATTGAAGCTGCTCAGCGAAATCTACGGAACAGATGAGTTTATGGTCATTACCAATATTCATGGCTTTCAAGACAAGCTAAATTCTTACAAACTGCTGGCCGAAGCTTTCGGCTTAGTTAAAAATTTGTAATTCACAAATCATCCGCGGATTGAGGATGATTTTTATTTTAGAGCTTCCCATATTTCAAAATGTGCATAACTAATTCATTGACTTTTTCAATTTTTCAGAAGTATCCACAATATAAGGTGTTTTTTGTCCGATTCATCCACATTAAGTGGATAATCCAAGGAAATAATAGAGTTATCCACATAGGTAATCTTGATCGAGACAAAAAATTATCCCCATACATTCGCGGTTTTTATTTATCCACATAAGTGATTGCCTGTCTTCCCATCTGTTCCCATCCGGCAATGAACTTGTCCTTTTGGTATTGGGTATTTTTCTCCTTAAGCGGATCATTTGCATAGATATGATCTTCATCATAGCCTGTGGCTAATACAGCATGCATTCGGTAGGTTATTTTGACCGGGCCATCTTTAGTTTCCCAGGTTTCCCATTCTGAATCAGGCAATACGTCGTAAGTGCTGGTGATGATCACCCAGACTGGTCTCCCGTCATCAAGCTGCTCGATTACTTTGTCGAACCCGCTGCCTGTCAGGTCTTCAATTTTTCCGGGCAAATGGCTTTCAGCCAGTTCTGCAACGGGTTCATGGTAGGCACCGAGTCCAGGTTCATCCAATGTCTGCATATTGCCAACAAAGCCTTTATGAATGTTTCCCCTATAGCCATCCATTTCGAAAGGAACACGGTTTATTTTTTCGGCTAATTCCATTTTACTGGTCTCTTCTCCTGCATGATTCAGGAGCATGGCAAGACTGGTTACTTCACATCCTCTTTCAAGCTCAGGCTTTTGCGAATAATGAGGGGCATCAATTAACACTTTGCCGTCCTCCTGCTCTGCGGATTCAGTTTCACTTTCCTGGCCGGGAATCCAGGATGGTGAAGAGCAGCCTGACAACAGAATGGATGCCAGTAAAATAGCTTTCTTCAAGATTCACACTCCTTTGTGAGATTTCGCTTGTCAAAATGATGGTATAAGACTATTTCCCCATGGTGTCGAGTCTTAATCCTCATTCAGCATTAAAAAAGCCCGGTTTCCCGGACTTCAATGCAGCAGTTAATTAATTTCAGCTTTTCCGCTGGAGACAGAGATACGGATGTCATGTTCTCCAGATCGATGTTTGCCGGAAATATCATTTTTATCGCGTTTCTCATCATCCAATTCAATATTGCTGCTGATATGGCCGCTGCTTGCTTTGCCCTTTAAGGTGAAGCCCGCATCATCAGGCAAATCAAGACGGACAAAGCCTGAACTTGCTTCCACTTTAATTGAGTCAATCAGTTTGCCGACCATTATATCCAGCTGTCCCGACGATACTCCGGCATCAAGCTTGCCCTGGTAGTTGCGGATCTTTACTTTGCCGGAACTCATATCTATTTCTCCTGCACGGGTAGTTATATGATCTGCTTCCATCATCCCTGATGACCCTTCATGCTCAAATTCATCAGTCTTAATGTTGGCAAGGCTGACTTTGCCGGAGCTCATATGAACATCCAGACTCTCAAGCTCGAAAGGCTTGCTTTTAGATTCACCGGCAAAATTCAGACGGCCTGAACCAATGTCAATTGACATGGACTTATTGAAATCTTCAGGAATGTAAATCCTCAGATTGCTTTTATTATTGAAAAACTGAAAGCCGTCCAGCCATTTTCTTTTGTATTCTACACGAACTTCGTTTCCTGACTTATTTACGGTCACTTTCCCTTTACCGTCAAGCACTGCTCTAACATCATTTCTCTTTTCAGGAATAATGACTGTATCTGAACTTGATACATCTATGCTGATATGATCTGTCCTCTTGCTGAGAGAAGCTTCGGTACTGTTTCCTCCAGAACTGAGCCAGCTGTTTACGCCGGTAAAGAGCAAATAAGAACAGATTAAAATGATAAAAATGGCGAAAATCCTTTTCACTATGAACCCCTGCTTTCCTTCATAAATTTCTTAATTATATTTTATGTTAATCCCAATTCATGCACATTGAGCCCCAGCTTTAAATTCAGCTAAGACTTGAGGCGTACGGAATAAAGTATAACGTTTTTTTGTCCGGCGGGGATGCGCAAACTGGAATGTATTCAGAGCAGCAAAAGTTCTAGAGAGAAGCTCCGCTTATTTTAACTTTCTAAAAAGAATTTTCTTTTTACTGCTAATATCTTATTATAAAAGGAAAAAACAGGAGAATCTATGAAAACCACTACTGTCAATGGAAAAACAATTAATGGCGGTATGCCTGAGGTATGCGATAAAAAACTGGCTGCTGCTGAGCTGAAAATGATTAAATCGGATTTAAAGATTGTACAGATCTCAAAAGATCACGAGACTGCTGCAAAAGAATTAATACTGAATGGATTCCAGGAACGCTTCGGATTTATTGACCATTCGTTAAATTCTGATTTGAATTACCTTACAGAAACATATAACGGTGAGGGTATCCTTTTTCTGGCTGGTTTGATTGAAAATGAACTGGTGTGTACGGGTGCGATGACCAATGAAGGCAATGGGGAATGCAGGCTGCAGCGAATGTCTGTAAAAAAGGAATTCCGGGGTCAGGGCATTGCCAGTATGATGGTACGGCAACTGGAGGAACGCGCCAAAGCAGCCGGTTACAGAAAAGTTGTCCTCGAAACAAATATTGCCTGGAATAGTGCGGTAAACCTCTATAAACGCTGCGGATATAAGGAGTATAAACTGGAAGATGAGATGATTCATCTATCTAAAGAAATTTAGCGGATTTGCCTAATGGCAAGTCCGATTTTTATTAAAAGCATGCATATGAAGTGCAATGTTACATAATATATGTTATGATGTATTTATGTTACATTAAAAAAACGATAAAGACAGCGGAAGCGGCAAAAGATAATCTTATGCTGGAAACCAAGCTCGCGGCTCACTGTCACTTCTTTTCTAACAGCAGCTCTTCACCATGCTAAAGATCCGTCATGAACTGTTGTCATCACTTCTCCGGGCATTACACTGGCTAACATTAAATTCTGCCTTTTTCGTAAAGAACACAAGTCATTCTTCACTTTAAAAGAAATTGTTCAAAAGCAAGGCAAATTCTCCGTT
This window of the Cytobacillus pseudoceanisediminis genome carries:
- a CDS encoding LLM class flavin-dependent oxidoreductase; the protein is MKLSVLDQSVVAKGDTAAETFRKTVKLAQVAEELGYTRFWVAEHHNSNGMAGSSPEILISHIASSTSRIKVGSGGILLPQYSPYKIAENFNVLQTLFPGRIDLGIGRSPGGSASTRLALTDGVRKSLNEFPRQLRDLQGFLNKELPEGHPYQQVKAFPQAEDPALLWLLGITHRGARLAAEHGAAFTYGHFINPANGKRAMDTYFSQFQPSAALSEPKANVCIFVVCAETQEEAEKLALSQDLWLLAVEKGRDTRLIPSIEAEGIQLTHVEKEKITENRQRMIVGTPAKIKEELKLLSEIYGTDEFMVITNIHGFQDKLNSYKLLAEAFGLVKNL
- a CDS encoding GNAT family N-acetyltransferase; translation: MKTTTVNGKTINGGMPEVCDKKLAAAELKMIKSDLKIVQISKDHETAAKELILNGFQERFGFIDHSLNSDLNYLTETYNGEGILFLAGLIENELVCTGAMTNEGNGECRLQRMSVKKEFRGQGIASMMVRQLEERAKAAGYRKVVLETNIAWNSAVNLYKRCGYKEYKLEDEMIHLSKEI
- the liaG gene encoding LiaG family protein, with translation MKRIFAIFIILICSYLLFTGVNSWLSSGGNSTEASLSKRTDHISIDVSSSDTVIIPEKRNDVRAVLDGKGKVTVNKSGNEVRVEYKRKWLDGFQFFNNKSNLRIYIPEDFNKSMSIDIGSGRLNFAGESKSKPFELESLDVHMSSGKVSLANIKTDEFEHEGSSGMMEADHITTRAGEIDMSSGKVKIRNYQGKLDAGVSSGQLDIMVGKLIDSIKVEASSGFVRLDLPDDAGFTLKGKASSGHISSNIELDDEKRDKNDISGKHRSGEHDIRISVSSGKAEIN
- a CDS encoding C39 family peptidase, with amino-acid sequence MKKAILLASILLSGCSSPSWIPGQESETESAEQEDGKVLIDAPHYSQKPELERGCEVTSLAMLLNHAGEETSKMELAEKINRVPFEMDGYRGNIHKGFVGNMQTLDEPGLGAYHEPVAELAESHLPGKIEDLTGSGFDKVIEQLDDGRPVWVIITSTYDVLPDSEWETWETKDGPVKITYRMHAVLATGYDEDHIYANDPLKEKNTQYQKDKFIAGWEQMGRQAITYVDK